GAATGCGGTCATCTGCGCCCTCCTTTCTTCTGCTTCGCTCGGGCCAGCCAACACAGTGTCACCACTTCCGGCCCTCGTGACAAGGCCTGCTCACTCTGGCGTTTTTCCGGACGCACCACCGGGAGGTGTGCGTCTGCACGCTACACATGCACGTGCATTTGGGTCTTGCACCGAACCGAATACTCACCCATGATGGCCTAGTGCATATTGGGTTAAACGTGCACCGACCCATATAGCAGCCATGTGACCGCGGAGACGTGAGATGACAGCGGGAGGTATCGGCACCATGCTGGAGCCCGTGTCCGCGGCCCACTGCCTGGAAGTGACACGCGAGATCGGGTTCCAGAGACTGCTGCGCTCCAGCGGCAGGGAGGACACCACCACCTGCCCTCTCCGCCCGCAGGCCGACTCGGTGCGCACCGCCAGGGACGTCACCCGCAGCACCTTGCGCCGATGGGGTTTCGAGGACCTCGGCGACGACGCCGCACTCGTGGTCTCCGAGCTCGTGACCAACGCCGTCCGCTACGCCCCCCACGCCGCGCGGCGTCTCGACTCCCACCCGATCGTCCTGATGCTTCTCAGGCTCACCCCGCACGTGCTGCTCGCGGTCTCCGACCCGAGCGACGACATCCCCCGGCCCAAAGAGCCCGATTTCGTCTCAGAGCACGGCCGCGGCCTGTACATCGTGGACACCTACAGCACCTGCTGGGGCTGGGACGTCCTGGATGAAGGCGGCAAAGCCGTCTGGGCCCTGTTCCGCACCCGTAACTGACGGCCCGGAACGGCCTGTTTCGCGGCCGACAAGCCCTCGAGTGGCGTACGGCGGGGAATTTCGGGCCTCGCGAGGACCCTTTTCGGCACCCCCGCCGGCGACCTCCCGGCGGCGGCGCCAGGTGAAACTTTCCACCCGGGCCCGCCGCCCGAAAACCGCCTTGTCGGGGTGACCGGATTTGAACCGATGATCTCCTGCACCCAAAGCAGGCGCGCTACCAAGCTGCGCTACACCCCGCGACCGCCGGCCGCTCGCGCACCTGGAATCTCCGGTACGCTTACGTCCTGACGGACCGGCAGAAGTCTAGACCAGACCAACACCGGCTCGCGCGGACGTAGCTCAATGGTAGAGCCCCAGTCTTCCAAACTGGCTACGCGGGTTCGATTCCCGTCGTCCGCTCTCACCACGAAGGCCCAGGCCGGGGACATGGTCTCCGATCCCGGGCCTTGTTCGTCTCCGGCCTGAATTCGATTTCGTGCCCGTTCTCCGATTCGCCCTCCTCGGCCCTGTGTCGGCGTGGCTCCAGCCCGCACCCGCGTCGGCGAGTGCGGCGAGCACGGCCCCGGCGCGTACGGGCCCGGCCATGGGTTGGAGCTCGGGGCACGGGGCAGGTGGCACTCATGGGCACGGAGAAAGAAGGCAAGAGGAAAGACGAGTTCGATGTCGTCGTGCTGGGGCTCGGGCCCGGTGGCGAGGATCTTGGTCAGCGGCTGGCGGAGGCGGGGCTGGCCGTGGCGGGGGTGGAGGCCGAGCTGGTCGGTGGGGAGTGCCCGTACTGGGCCTGTGTGCCGTCCAAGATGATGCTCCGCGCGGCGGAGGTGCTGGCCGAGTGCCGGCGTGTTCCCGGGCTGGCGGGGACGTCGCACGCGCAGCCGGACTGGGGGCCGGTGGCGCGCAGGATCAGGGAAGAGGCGACCGACGACTGGAACGACAAGGTCGCGGCGGAGCGTTTCGCGGGTACGGGTGCCACGCTGGTGCGTGGGAGGGGACGGATCACCGGGGACCGTGAGGTGACCGTGGAGCCCTCGGGGAGCGGCGGGGAGGCCCGGGTGCTGCGTGCGCGGCGCGGGGTCGTGGTCGCCACCGGCACCGTGCCGGCGATTCCGCCGGTCCCGGGGCTCGCGGAGACCCCGTACTGGACCAACCGTGAAGCCGTCAGTACCGACAGGGTGCCGGAGTCGCTGATCGTGCTCGGCGGCGGCGCCGTCGGGGTGGAGTTGGCGCAGGCGTTCGCGCGGTTCGGCGCCGAGGTCACGCTGGTGGAGTCCGCCGAGCGGCTGCTGCCGGGTGAGGAGCCCGAGGCGGGTGAGTTGCTGGCCAGGACGTTCGCCGCGGAAGGCATCACGGTGCGCACCGGGACGAAGGTGACGCGGGTCGACCACCACGGGTCGGCGTTCACCGCCATGACCGAGGACGGCAGTTACCGCGCGGAGCGGCTGCTGGTCGCCACCGGCCGCCGGGTCGATCTCGCGGCCGTCGGAGCGGGAGCGATGGGGCTCGACGAGTCCGCGAAGGCCATCGAGGTGGACGACCACATGCGGGCCGCGGACGGGCTGTGGGCCATCGGCGACGTCACGGGGGAGGGAGCGTTCACGCATGTGGCGATCTACCAGGCAGGCGTCGCGCTGGCGGACATCCTCGGCGAGGCGGGTCCGGTGTGGCGGCGTGACGCCGTGCCGCGGGTGACCTTCACCGACCCCGAGGTCGGCGGTGTGGGACTGACCGAGGCCAAGGCGCGCCAGGCGGGGGTCCCGGTGCGGGTGGTCACCGGTGACCTGTCGGGCCGGGGGTGGATCCACCAGGCGGAGGGCTTCGTCAAGCTGGTGGCCGAGGACGGCGCCGACCCGGTGCTGGTGGGGGCGAGCGCGGCGGGGCCGTACGCGGGTGAGGTGCTCGGCATGCTCACTCTGGCGGTGCACGCGCGGGTGCCGGTGCGGGAGCTGAAGTCAATGATCTACGCATATCCGACATTCCACCGGGCAGTGGGGGACGCGCTGAAGAAGATGGACTGACCTCGGCGGGGACGCGTCCGCGCTGACCGGGTCCGGCCAGTGCCGCTCGGTGTAGAGATCTTCCCGACGGGCTAACGTCGGAGGCGACGACGCGGGAGGGTCAGATGACGGTGGGCATCCGCGAGGCGTACCGGCGTGCGCTCGACGGCTGCGCGGCGCAGGTGCAGCGGGTCGGCCCGGGGCAGTGGCGCGACCCCACGCCGTGCTCGGGCTGGGACGTGCGCACCCTGGTCAACCACCTCGTGCAGGAGTGCCTGTTCGTCCCCGAGCTGTTGTCGGGCCGCTCGGTCGCGGAGGTCGGCGACCTTTTCGAGGGCGACCTGCTCGGCGACGACCCGGTGAAGGCGTTCGACGTGGCGGCCGCGGCCGCCGTGCGGGCCACCGCGCCACCGGACGTACTCGGCCGCGTGGTGCGATTATCGTTCGGCGACGTCCCGTGCGAGGAGTACCTGACCGAGTTGTTCGCGGACGCGCTGATCCACACATGGGACGTCGCGACCGCCGTCGGCCGGCCGGTGCGGCTCGATCCCGAGCTGGTGCGGTTGTGCACCGAGTGGTTCGCGGGTGCCGAGGCCGACGACACGCAGGCCCTCGGCGAGCACCCCGGCACCGACCCTCTGACACGCCTGCTGGCCGCCTGGGGCCGGCACGGCTGACCGATGCCGGCAAAAGCCGTCGGCGGGGTGGCGTGGCGGCGCCTGGAGGGCCGGTGCGCCAGGTGCTTGAGAACTCGGCGTCTCAGCTGTTGGGCCGCCGGCCGTGGTTGGCCCTCTTCTTCTTGCGGGCCCGGCCTTTGCGTGCTCGTCTGCCCATCTCGGATCACCTTTCCCTTGGGTCTCCTCCCCCACGATGCCCGCCGGCGCCGCGGTCCCACAAGTCTCGATCTTGAGAAAAGCGTCTCGATCCCACGGTTCCCCCATGTTCCAACAGCCAGAGTGTGCCAATGTGGGATGATTTGCTGGAATCTGTGGAAAAGGAGAACTGATGCTGGCCCAGCAGCGGCAGCAGGCGATCCTGCGGCGCGTGCGAAAGCACGGGGCGGCCCGGGTGGCCGAGCTGGTGCGTGATCTCGGGGTGTCGGACATGACGATCCGCCGCGATCTGGAGGTGCTCGCCGAGCAGGGGCTGGTCGAGAAGGTCCACGGCGGCGCGACGGCCGTCGGAGCCGGTTCGACCGAGGAGCCCGGCTTCGCCGCCAAGTCGATGCGCCAGCAGGCCGAGAAGGAAGCCATCGCGCGGCGCGCCGCCGAGCTCGCCGGGCCCGGTACGGCGGTCGCGCTGTCGGCCGGCACCACCACCTGGACCCTGGCACACCACCTGGCCGAGGTGCCGAAGCTGACGGTCATCACCAACTCCCCGCGCGTGGCCGACGTGTTCCACCACGGACGGCAGGACCAGACCGTCGTGCTGACCGGCGGTGTGCGCACCCCCTCCGACGCTCTGGTGGGGCCGGTGGCGGTGGCCGCCGTGCGGTCGCTGAACGTCGACACACTCATGCTCGGCGTGCACGGCATGAGCACCCGTGCCGGCTTCAGCACACCGAACATGCTGGAGGCCGAGACCGACCGTGAGCTCGTGGCGGCGGCGCAGCGTCTGGTCGTGCTGGCCGACCACACCAAGTGGGGCACGGTGGGCTTCAGCACCATCGCGCGACTGGAGGAGGCCGACGTGGTGGTCAGCGACACCGGCCTGCCGGATGACGCGCGTGAGGCCCTCGCCGAGCGCGTCGGCACGCTGATCCTGGCCGAGCCCGCGGCCGACGAGAACGACGACGAGGCGGTACGACCGTGAAACGGACCATCACCCATCTGGCGGACGGCCGCGAGCTGATCTACTTCGACCGCCGGGACGACGCCGACCGCGGCGCGCACGACTCCCGCGACCTGCCGCCACGTCCGCCGGCGTCGCAACTGCGGTACGACCCGCTGCTGGACGAGTGGGTGGCGGTCGCCGGTCACCGGCAGACCCGGACGTTCCTCCCTCCGGCCGACCAGTGCCCGCTGTGTCCCTCGACGCCGGGGAACGCCACCGAGATCCCCGCCGCCGGCTACGACGTCGCCGTGTTCGAGAACCGCTTCCCGTCGTTCAGCCTCGCGCCGGTGGAGCTTCCGCGGGTCGGCGGGCTCAGTGAGGTACGGCCGGGGGCCGGCCGCTGTGAGGTGGTGTGCTTCACCGACCGGCACGACTCGTCGTTCTCCGCGCTCTCCCCCGGCCAGGTGGACCTCGTGCTCCAGGCGTGGGCCGACCGCACGTCCGAGTTGTCCGCGCTGCCCGGCGTGGAGCAGGTCTTCTGTTTCGAGAACCGCGGCTCGGAGATCGGCATCACCCTGGCCCATCCGCACGGCCAGATCTACGCGTACCCGTACGTCACCCCGCGCACCCGGCAGATGCTCGGCTCGGCGGCGCGGTACCGCGAGCGCACCGGCGAGAACCTGTTCGCCGACGTGCTTGCGGCCGAGAGGGAGGCGGGGACGCGGGTGGTGGCGGCCGGGGAGCACTGGACGGCGTTCGTGCCGGCGGCGGCGCGCTGGCCGTTCGAGGTGCACGTCTACCTCAACCGGCAGGTTCCGGACCTGAGCGCGCTGGAGCCGGAGGAGCGTGCCGAGTTCGGGCCGCTGTACACGGGGGTCCTGCGGCGGCTCGACGGGCTGTTCGGGGTGCCGATGCCGTACGTCGCGGCCTGGCACCAGGCGCCGGTGCGGGAGGGCCGGGACCTCGCGTACCTGCATCTGGAGCTGTTCAGTGTGCGGCGGGCCAAGGACAAGCTGAAGTACCTGGCGGGCTCGGAGTCGGCGATGGGGGCGTTCGTCAACGACGTGTTGCCTGAGGA
The window above is part of the Sphaerisporangium rubeum genome. Proteins encoded here:
- a CDS encoding ATP-binding protein, giving the protein MTAGGIGTMLEPVSAAHCLEVTREIGFQRLLRSSGREDTTTCPLRPQADSVRTARDVTRSTLRRWGFEDLGDDAALVVSELVTNAVRYAPHAARRLDSHPIVLMLLRLTPHVLLAVSDPSDDIPRPKEPDFVSEHGRGLYIVDTYSTCWGWDVLDEGGKAVWALFRTRN
- a CDS encoding dihydrolipoyl dehydrogenase family protein, with protein sequence MGTEKEGKRKDEFDVVVLGLGPGGEDLGQRLAEAGLAVAGVEAELVGGECPYWACVPSKMMLRAAEVLAECRRVPGLAGTSHAQPDWGPVARRIREEATDDWNDKVAAERFAGTGATLVRGRGRITGDREVTVEPSGSGGEARVLRARRGVVVATGTVPAIPPVPGLAETPYWTNREAVSTDRVPESLIVLGGGAVGVELAQAFARFGAEVTLVESAERLLPGEEPEAGELLARTFAAEGITVRTGTKVTRVDHHGSAFTAMTEDGSYRAERLLVATGRRVDLAAVGAGAMGLDESAKAIEVDDHMRAADGLWAIGDVTGEGAFTHVAIYQAGVALADILGEAGPVWRRDAVPRVTFTDPEVGGVGLTEAKARQAGVPVRVVTGDLSGRGWIHQAEGFVKLVAEDGADPVLVGASAAGPYAGEVLGMLTLAVHARVPVRELKSMIYAYPTFHRAVGDALKKMD
- a CDS encoding TIGR03086 family metal-binding protein → MTVGIREAYRRALDGCAAQVQRVGPGQWRDPTPCSGWDVRTLVNHLVQECLFVPELLSGRSVAEVGDLFEGDLLGDDPVKAFDVAAAAAVRATAPPDVLGRVVRLSFGDVPCEEYLTELFADALIHTWDVATAVGRPVRLDPELVRLCTEWFAGAEADDTQALGEHPGTDPLTRLLAAWGRHG
- a CDS encoding 50S ribosomal protein bL37, coding for MGRRARKGRARKKKRANHGRRPNS
- a CDS encoding DeoR/GlpR family DNA-binding transcription regulator; the encoded protein is MLAQQRQQAILRRVRKHGAARVAELVRDLGVSDMTIRRDLEVLAEQGLVEKVHGGATAVGAGSTEEPGFAAKSMRQQAEKEAIARRAAELAGPGTAVALSAGTTTWTLAHHLAEVPKLTVITNSPRVADVFHHGRQDQTVVLTGGVRTPSDALVGPVAVAAVRSLNVDTLMLGVHGMSTRAGFSTPNMLEAETDRELVAAAQRLVVLADHTKWGTVGFSTIARLEEADVVVSDTGLPDDAREALAERVGTLILAEPAADENDDEAVRP
- the galT gene encoding galactose-1-phosphate uridylyltransferase; the encoded protein is MKRTITHLADGRELIYFDRRDDADRGAHDSRDLPPRPPASQLRYDPLLDEWVAVAGHRQTRTFLPPADQCPLCPSTPGNATEIPAAGYDVAVFENRFPSFSLAPVELPRVGGLSEVRPGAGRCEVVCFTDRHDSSFSALSPGQVDLVLQAWADRTSELSALPGVEQVFCFENRGSEIGITLAHPHGQIYAYPYVTPRTRQMLGSAARYRERTGENLFADVLAAEREAGTRVVAAGEHWTAFVPAAARWPFEVHVYLNRQVPDLSALEPEERAEFGPLYTGVLRRLDGLFGVPMPYVAAWHQAPVREGRDLAYLHLELFSVRRAKDKLKYLAGSESAMGAFVNDVLPEEAARMLRGE